In one window of uncultured Acetobacteroides sp. DNA:
- the rplB gene encoding 50S ribosomal protein L2: MALRKFKPVTPGTRHKIIGAFDDITCSTPEKSLLQPLKRSGGRNNSGKMTMRYIGGGHKKMYRIIDFKRDKDGMDATVKTIEYDPNRSARIALLTYPDGEKRYIIAPTGLKVGQKIVSGTGVAPEIGNTLPLGEMPLGTVVHNIELHPGQGAVMARSAGTYAQLLAREGKYAVLKLPSGETRMVLTTCRATVGTVSNPDHALEVSGKAGRKRWLGRRPRNRGVVMNPVDHPMGGGEGRQSGGHPRSRKGIPAKGYKTRNKKKGSSKFIIDRRKK; encoded by the coding sequence ATGGCGTTAAGGAAGTTTAAGCCCGTAACACCGGGTACCAGACATAAGATTATAGGTGCATTCGACGATATCACTTGCTCGACACCTGAGAAATCGTTGCTACAACCTCTTAAGAGAAGCGGTGGACGTAATAACAGCGGTAAGATGACCATGCGCTACATTGGTGGTGGTCATAAGAAGATGTACCGTATCATCGACTTCAAAAGAGATAAGGATGGAATGGATGCAACCGTGAAGACGATTGAGTATGATCCAAACCGTAGTGCTCGTATTGCATTGCTAACCTACCCTGATGGGGAAAAGCGTTACATCATTGCACCAACGGGTCTTAAGGTTGGACAAAAGATTGTTTCAGGCACAGGCGTTGCTCCAGAAATTGGTAACACTCTTCCATTGGGCGAAATGCCACTCGGTACTGTAGTTCATAATATCGAGTTGCATCCTGGGCAAGGTGCTGTGATGGCACGTAGCGCCGGAACTTATGCCCAGTTACTAGCCCGTGAGGGTAAATATGCCGTACTTAAGTTGCCATCAGGCGAAACTCGTATGGTGCTTACTACTTGCCGTGCTACCGTAGGTACAGTATCTAATCCCGACCATGCTCTTGAAGTAAGCGGTAAAGCTGGTAGGAAGAGATGGCTCGGACGTAGACCTCGAAACAGAGGTGTTGTTATGAACCCAGTAGATCACCCAATGGGTGGTGGTGAAGGACGTCAGTCGGGAGGTCACCCAAGATCGCGTAAGGGTATACCTGCAAAGGGATACAAGACCCGTAACAAGAAAAAGGGATCCTCTAAGTTCATTATTGATAGAAGAAAGAAGTAA
- the rpsS gene encoding 30S ribosomal protein S19, with protein sequence MSRSLKKGPYIEPKLEKRIVEMNESNKKVVIKTWSRASVISPDFVGHTVAVHNGNKFIPVYVTENMVGHKLGEFAPTRTYRGHGGNKKK encoded by the coding sequence ATGAGTCGTTCACTGAAGAAAGGACCATACATTGAGCCTAAACTGGAGAAGCGCATCGTCGAGATGAATGAGAGCAACAAGAAAGTTGTGATCAAAACATGGTCGCGTGCTAGCGTTATATCTCCAGACTTCGTAGGTCATACTGTAGCCGTACATAACGGAAACAAGTTCATTCCTGTTTACGTTACCGAGAACATGGTAGGTCATAAACTTGGAGAGTTTGCTCCAACTCGTACCTATCGTGGACACGGCGGAAATAAGAAAAAATAG
- the rplV gene encoding 50S ribosomal protein L22, with protein MGARKRIMADRLKAEKKQKAIAILRNCPSSPRKMRLVADLIRGVEVNKALGILKFTKKEASIKLEKLLLSAIANWQAKNEGARLDETNLVVAEIFVDEGKMLKRVQPAPQGRAHRIRKRSNHVTIVVGEKKETEVKS; from the coding sequence ATGGGTGCAAGAAAAAGAATAATGGCCGATAGACTAAAGGCCGAAAAGAAGCAGAAGGCAATTGCAATCCTTCGCAACTGTCCCAGCTCTCCACGAAAGATGAGGCTGGTAGCAGACCTTATCCGTGGTGTAGAAGTAAACAAGGCTTTAGGTATTCTTAAGTTTACCAAAAAAGAAGCTTCGATTAAGCTCGAAAAACTGTTACTCTCGGCTATTGCCAATTGGCAAGCAAAGAACGAAGGTGCTCGTCTTGATGAGACGAATCTTGTCGTTGCCGAAATTTTCGTTGATGAAGGCAAAATGTTGAAGCGCGTACAACCCGCTCCACAAGGTCGTGCACATCGTATCCGCAAGAGATCTAATCACGTAACCATCGTGGTTGGCGAAAAGAAAGAAACAGAAGTTAAAAGCTAA
- the rpsC gene encoding 30S ribosomal protein S3 gives MGQKVNPIANRLGIIRGWDSNWFGGDSFAQKLVEDTKIREYLNARLAKASLAKIVIERTLKLITVTIHTARPGIIIGKGGQEVDKLKEELKKITSKEVQINIFEVKRPELDAAIVANNIARQVEGRISYRRAIKMAIASTIRMGAEGIKIQISGRVGGAEMARTETYKEGRIPLHTFRADIDYALAEAVTKVGVLGIKVWICKGLVYGKRDLSPNAGYQGQGAPSQGGAPRQNKGGAKKKRK, from the coding sequence ATGGGACAAAAAGTTAATCCAATAGCAAATCGTCTAGGTATCATCCGTGGATGGGATTCGAACTGGTTCGGTGGAGATAGCTTCGCTCAGAAACTGGTAGAAGATACCAAGATCCGCGAATACCTTAATGCACGTCTGGCAAAGGCTAGCCTTGCTAAGATCGTCATTGAAAGAACGCTTAAGCTCATTACGGTTACTATCCACACTGCCCGTCCAGGCATTATCATCGGGAAAGGTGGTCAAGAGGTAGACAAACTGAAAGAAGAGCTCAAGAAGATTACCAGCAAGGAAGTTCAAATCAACATCTTTGAGGTAAAACGCCCCGAGCTCGATGCTGCCATCGTAGCCAACAATATTGCCCGTCAAGTAGAAGGACGTATTTCGTACCGTCGTGCCATCAAAATGGCTATTGCTTCTACCATCCGTATGGGAGCCGAAGGTATTAAGATCCAAATTTCTGGTCGCGTTGGTGGTGCAGAAATGGCTCGTACTGAAACCTACAAAGAGGGTCGTATTCCTTTGCACACCTTTCGTGCCGATATCGACTATGCACTTGCCGAAGCCGTTACCAAGGTAGGTGTTTTAGGCATCAAGGTATGGATTTGCAAGGGGCTTGTTTACGGTAAGCGCGATCTATCTCCTAATGCAGGATACCAAGGTCAAGGCGCTCCATCACAAGGTGGTGCTCCACGCCAAAACAAGGGCGGTGCAAAGAAGAAAAGAAAGTAA
- the rplP gene encoding 50S ribosomal protein L16, whose product MLQPKKTKYRRVQKGKMKGNSQRGHQLAFGSFGIKALEETWITGRQIEAARQAVVRFMKREGQIWIRIFPDKPITKKPAEVRMGKGKGAPEAFVAPVSPGRIIMEAEGVPLEVAKEALRLGAQKLPINTKFVVRRDYVE is encoded by the coding sequence ATGTTACAGCCTAAAAAGACAAAGTATAGAAGAGTCCAAAAGGGCAAGATGAAGGGAAACTCCCAACGAGGACATCAGCTTGCCTTTGGGTCGTTTGGCATCAAGGCTCTAGAAGAAACTTGGATCACCGGTCGCCAAATAGAAGCTGCCCGTCAAGCTGTGGTTCGTTTTATGAAGCGTGAAGGACAGATTTGGATTCGTATCTTCCCTGATAAGCCTATCACCAAGAAACCTGCCGAAGTACGTATGGGTAAGGGTAAGGGTGCTCCAGAAGCATTCGTTGCCCCCGTATCACCAGGTAGAATCATAATGGAGGCAGAGGGTGTCCCTCTCGAAGTAGCAAAGGAAGCACTTCGCCTTGGTGCTCAAAAGCTTCCTATTAACACAAAATTCGTCGTAAGACGTGATTACGTTGAATAA
- the rpmC gene encoding 50S ribosomal protein L29 has translation MKANEVREMSSKDILERIATEKEEMVKMKINHTVSPLDNPMLIKKSRRNVARLLTILAQKDQNK, from the coding sequence ATGAAAGCCAACGAAGTTAGAGAAATGTCTAGCAAGGATATCCTCGAGCGTATCGCTACAGAAAAGGAGGAGATGGTTAAGATGAAAATCAACCATACCGTATCTCCTCTTGATAACCCTATGCTTATAAAAAAGAGCCGTAGGAATGTTGCGCGTCTGCTCACCATTCTAGCACAAAAAGATCAGAACAAGTAA
- the rpsQ gene encoding 30S ribosomal protein S17, which translates to MERNLRKERIGVVVSNKMEKSIVVAVKRKVKHPIYGKFVNKTTKFVAHDETNTCSEGDTIKIMETRPMSKTKRWRLVEIIERVK; encoded by the coding sequence ATGGAAAGAAATCTTAGAAAAGAGAGAATCGGGGTCGTTGTCAGTAATAAGATGGAGAAATCTATAGTTGTTGCTGTAAAACGTAAAGTAAAGCACCCTATATATGGTAAATTCGTCAATAAAACTACTAAATTTGTAGCCCACGACGAAACTAATACTTGCAGTGAGGGCGATACCATCAAGATTATGGAAACTCGACCTATGAGCAAGACTAAGCGCTGGAGACTTGTTGAAATTATCGAAAGAGTTAAATAA
- the rplN gene encoding 50S ribosomal protein L14 yields the protein MIQQESRLSVADNSGAKEVLCIRVLGGTGKRYAGIGDKIVVTVKSAMPSGDIKKGTVSKAIVVRTKKEIRRQDGSYIRFDDNAVVLLNNQGEMRGTRIFGPVARELRDINMKIVSLAPEVL from the coding sequence ATGATTCAGCAGGAAAGTAGATTATCAGTAGCAGATAATAGCGGAGCAAAGGAAGTCCTTTGCATCCGCGTACTTGGCGGTACAGGTAAACGATATGCCGGAATCGGCGATAAGATCGTTGTTACCGTTAAGAGTGCTATGCCCTCTGGCGATATCAAGAAGGGTACCGTATCTAAAGCTATCGTTGTAAGAACCAAGAAGGAAATTCGTCGTCAGGATGGCTCGTACATTCGTTTCGACGATAATGCTGTTGTGCTTCTTAATAACCAAGGCGAAATGCGTGGAACCCGTATCTTTGGGCCAGTAGCTAGAGAGCTGCGCGATATCAACATGAAGATCGTTTCGCTTGCTCCAGAAGTGTTATAA
- the rplX gene encoding 50S ribosomal protein L24: MRKLHVKKGDLVYIIAGDDKGKQGRVLEVLVKENRAVVEGVNMVSKHTKPNAKNPQGGIVKQEASINLSNLMIVDPSTGKPTRIGRKRDENNKSVRYAKKSGEVIK, from the coding sequence ATGCGCAAATTACACGTAAAAAAAGGGGACCTCGTTTACATTATCGCTGGTGACGATAAGGGTAAACAAGGCCGCGTGCTTGAAGTTCTTGTGAAAGAAAATCGTGCCGTGGTTGAGGGCGTTAACATGGTATCAAAGCATACCAAGCCAAACGCAAAGAATCCTCAAGGTGGAATCGTTAAGCAAGAGGCGTCTATCAACCTCTCGAACTTAATGATCGTAGACCCATCTACCGGAAAACCAACTCGTATCGGTAGAAAACGCGATGAGAACAATAAATCAGTGCGTTATGCAAAAAAATCAGGGGAGGTAATTAAGTAA
- the rplE gene encoding 50S ribosomal protein L5, translating to MSYVPTLKTKYNEEIVPALVKEFGYKSVMQAPRLEKIVINQGLGQAVADKKIIEVAINELSAISGQKAIATNSRKDIANFKLRKGMPIGVKVTLRSEKMYEFLNRLICIAMPRIRDFNGIPEKFDGQGNYTLGVQEQIIFPEIDIDKITKILGMEITFVTTAKTDEEAYALLKGFGLPFKNAKKN from the coding sequence ATGAGTTACGTACCTACATTAAAGACAAAGTATAACGAGGAAATCGTTCCTGCACTCGTGAAGGAATTTGGTTACAAGAGCGTTATGCAAGCACCCCGGTTGGAAAAGATCGTTATCAACCAAGGGTTAGGTCAGGCCGTTGCCGACAAGAAGATTATCGAAGTAGCAATCAACGAACTTTCTGCCATCTCTGGTCAGAAAGCCATTGCAACTAACTCTCGTAAAGACATCGCGAACTTTAAACTTCGTAAGGGTATGCCTATCGGAGTTAAGGTTACCCTTCGTAGCGAAAAGATGTACGAGTTCCTAAACAGACTCATCTGCATCGCAATGCCACGTATCCGAGACTTCAACGGTATTCCAGAGAAGTTCGACGGACAAGGTAACTACACCTTAGGTGTGCAAGAGCAAATCATCTTCCCAGAAATTGATATCGATAAGATTACCAAAATTTTAGGAATGGAGATTACGTTCGTTACTACAGCGAAAACTGACGAAGAGGCCTACGCACTTCTTAAAGGGTTCGGATTACCATTTAAAAACGCTAAAAAGAACTAA
- the rpsN gene encoding 30S ribosomal protein S14 — MAKESMKAREVKRAKLVAKYAEKRAALKEAGDYAGLAKLPKNSNPVRLHNRCQLTGRPKGYMRDFGISRITFREMASNGLIPGVKKASW, encoded by the coding sequence ATGGCAAAGGAATCCATGAAGGCTCGTGAAGTGAAGCGTGCAAAGCTTGTTGCCAAATACGCTGAGAAACGTGCCGCTTTAAAAGAGGCTGGTGACTATGCTGGTCTAGCAAAACTTCCTAAGAATTCTAATCCGGTTCGCTTGCACAACCGCTGCCAGCTTACGGGCCGTCCAAAAGGTTATATGCGCGATTTCGGAATTAGCAGAATCACTTTCCGCGAGATGGCATCAAACGGATTGATTCCTGGGGTGAAAAAAGCAAGTTGGTAA
- the rpsH gene encoding 30S ribosomal protein S8: MTDPIADFLTRIRNAVKANHKVVEIPGSKMKEAITKILHEQGYILSYKFIKEDFKSSIKIALKYHPESHLPAIKGIKRISRPGLRKYSNVSELPRVLNGLGVAILSTSNGVMTDKEARAQKVGGEVICYVY, translated from the coding sequence ATGACTGATCCAATAGCAGATTTTTTAACAAGAATCCGCAACGCCGTGAAGGCGAATCATAAGGTAGTTGAGATTCCTGGCTCGAAAATGAAAGAAGCGATCACCAAGATCCTTCACGAGCAAGGTTACATTCTTAGTTACAAGTTTATAAAGGAAGATTTTAAGAGCTCTATTAAAATTGCTCTTAAGTATCATCCAGAATCTCACCTTCCTGCAATAAAGGGAATTAAGAGAATCTCACGCCCAGGTCTCCGTAAGTACTCCAACGTGAGCGAATTGCCTCGCGTACTTAACGGTCTTGGAGTGGCTATCCTTTCAACTTCTAACGGTGTTATGACCGATAAGGAAGCAAGAGCACAAAAAGTGGGTGGCGAAGTAATTTGCTACGTTTACTAA
- the rplF gene encoding 50S ribosomal protein L6, whose protein sequence is MSRIGKLPVNLPQGVTVTVGSDNVVSVKGPLGELKQKVDPDIKVTVEGNEVHVTRPTNQPRHRSLHGLYRSLINNMVVGVSQGYTVQQELVGVGYKVEVKGDVLEFSLGYSHDIFLQLPPEIKAEAKAEKKGNPILTLKSIDKQLIGGVAAKIRSLRKPEPYKGKGIKFVGEQLRKKAGKSANAK, encoded by the coding sequence ATGTCAAGAATAGGAAAATTACCTGTAAACTTACCACAAGGCGTAACCGTAACGGTTGGCTCAGATAACGTGGTTAGCGTAAAAGGCCCTCTTGGAGAACTTAAGCAAAAGGTTGATCCAGACATTAAGGTTACTGTAGAGGGAAATGAGGTTCATGTAACCCGTCCTACTAATCAGCCACGTCACAGGTCTCTGCATGGTCTGTATCGCTCGCTAATCAATAACATGGTTGTAGGTGTATCTCAAGGATACACTGTACAACAGGAGTTGGTTGGTGTCGGTTATAAGGTTGAAGTAAAAGGCGATGTACTTGAGTTCAGTCTTGGTTACTCGCACGATATCTTTCTGCAGCTTCCTCCAGAAATTAAGGCCGAAGCAAAGGCGGAAAAGAAGGGTAATCCAATCCTTACCCTTAAGAGCATTGATAAACAACTCATTGGAGGTGTTGCCGCCAAGATAAGATCTCTTCGTAAGCCAGAGCCTTATAAAGGTAAAGGTATTAAGTTCGTTGGCGAACAGCTTCGTAAAAAAGCTGGCAAGTCTGCTAATGCTAAATAG
- the rplR gene encoding 50S ribosomal protein L18 — protein MALSTLERRIRIKQRIRKRVSGTATRPRMTVFRSNKQIYVQIIDDLNGVTLVSASSMDKEVVEKTTGLQKSEVSKLVGKLAAERALAKGIDAVVFDRNGYLYHGRVQLLADAAREGGLKF, from the coding sequence ATGGCTTTATCAACATTAGAAAGAAGAATACGCATTAAGCAACGCATCCGCAAAAGAGTAAGCGGAACAGCTACCCGTCCACGCATGACGGTTTTTAGAAGCAACAAGCAGATCTACGTTCAGATTATCGATGATCTAAATGGTGTTACTTTGGTTTCAGCCTCTTCGATGGATAAAGAAGTAGTCGAAAAAACAACCGGACTTCAAAAGAGCGAGGTGTCGAAGTTAGTTGGTAAACTTGCCGCAGAAAGAGCCCTTGCAAAGGGCATCGATGCTGTGGTATTCGACAGAAACGGTTATCTTTACCACGGAAGAGTTCAATTATTAGCCGATGCTGCCCGTGAAGGTGGCCTTAAATTCTAA
- the rpsE gene encoding 30S ribosomal protein S5, translating into MSANTNIRKVKSSDIELKDRLVSIQRVTKVTKGGRTFSFSAIVVVGNENGIVGYGLGKASEVTAAIAKGIEDAKKNLVKVPILNKTIPHEQVAKFGGSRVFMKPAASGTGVKAGGAMRAVLESVGVHDVLCKCKGSSNPHNLVKATVLALTEMRDAYSVAEVRGISLKKVFNG; encoded by the coding sequence ATGTCAGCAAATACTAACATAAGAAAAGTAAAGTCAAGCGATATTGAACTTAAGGATCGTTTGGTGAGCATACAGCGCGTTACCAAAGTAACCAAAGGGGGTAGAACCTTTAGTTTCTCTGCAATTGTTGTTGTAGGGAACGAGAATGGAATCGTTGGTTATGGACTTGGTAAGGCAAGTGAGGTAACCGCTGCTATTGCAAAGGGCATCGAAGATGCTAAGAAAAACCTTGTTAAGGTACCAATTCTAAACAAGACCATTCCTCACGAGCAAGTGGCTAAGTTTGGTGGTTCGCGCGTTTTCATGAAGCCAGCAGCTTCGGGTACTGGCGTAAAGGCAGGTGGTGCTATGCGTGCTGTGCTCGAAAGCGTTGGTGTGCATGACGTACTTTGCAAGTGTAAGGGTTCTTCGAACCCTCATAACCTAGTGAAGGCTACTGTTCTGGCTCTTACTGAAATGCGCGATGCTTATAGCGTTGCTGAGGTTCGTGGTATATCGCTAAAGAAAGTATTTAACGGTTAA
- the rpmD gene encoding 50S ribosomal protein L30 → MAMLKITQVRSRIGSNKRQKATLDTLGLRKMNQSVEREGTPSVLGLIQAVNHLVKVEEVK, encoded by the coding sequence ATGGCAATGTTGAAAATTACTCAAGTTCGTAGCCGCATCGGTTCGAACAAGCGTCAAAAAGCAACTCTTGATACTCTAGGTCTCCGTAAAATGAACCAAAGTGTAGAACGCGAAGGAACTCCTTCCGTTCTAGGCTTGATACAGGCGGTAAACCATCTTGTTAAAGTAGAAGAGGTTAAGTAG
- the rplO gene encoding 50S ribosomal protein L15, which yields MNLSQLKPAKGSTHSEKRIGRGQGSGHGGTSTRGHKGAQSRSGYSHKIGFEGGQMPLQRRLPKFGFKNINRVEYKAINIDTLQALYEKNGCTVIDIQTIIDAGLASKNDLVKVLGRGELKAALEVHAHAFSKSAEAAIEAQQGKAVKL from the coding sequence ATGAATTTAAGTCAGCTAAAACCTGCTAAGGGTTCAACACATAGCGAAAAGCGTATTGGTCGCGGACAAGGTTCAGGTCATGGGGGAACATCTACTCGTGGACACAAAGGAGCCCAATCGCGTTCAGGCTATTCGCATAAGATTGGATTTGAGGGAGGACAGATGCCTTTGCAGCGTCGTTTGCCAAAGTTTGGCTTCAAAAATATCAACCGTGTAGAGTATAAGGCTATCAATATCGACACCCTTCAGGCTCTATACGAAAAGAATGGCTGTACAGTCATTGATATTCAAACAATTATTGATGCTGGTCTAGCTTCTAAGAACGATCTAGTAAAGGTTCTTGGACGCGGTGAACTAAAGGCAGCCCTTGAAGTGCACGCTCACGCTTTCTCGAAGTCGGCTGAAGCCGCTATTGAGGCACAACAAGGAAAAGCCGTAAAACTGTAA
- the secY gene encoding preprotein translocase subunit SecY: MKALIQTLRNIFKIEDLKKRILYTLGIIVIYRLGSFVVIPGIDPNKLTALENQASDGLMGLLNMFSGGAFGNASIFALGIMPYISASIVVQLLAIAVPYFQKLQREGESGRRKMNQITRYLTVAILLVQGPAYIANLHAQLPVDAFVLKGAFFTIEATLILIAGTMFVMWLGEKITEKGIGNGISLIIMIGIIARLPFAFWSELQSRLGANAVGGIIMLVVELVFMFLVFCATIALVQATRKVPVQYAKRIVGNKQYGGVRQYIPLKINAAGVMPIIFAQAIMFIPMMFTRFNSDIASSIGIAFSDYTGFWYNFTFGILVVAFTYFYTAITVNPLMMAEDMKKNGGFIPGVKPGKKTVEYLDTIMSRITLPGSIFLALIAILPAFAMKIGISNQFAHFFGGTSLLILVGVILDTLQQIESHLLLRHYDGLMKTGRLKGRSGM, from the coding sequence ATGAAAGCTCTAATACAGACACTTAGGAACATCTTTAAGATAGAAGATCTTAAAAAAAGGATTCTATACACATTGGGAATAATTGTGATTTACAGGTTGGGTAGTTTTGTGGTGATTCCCGGTATTGATCCAAATAAGCTTACTGCGCTTGAAAATCAGGCTTCTGATGGGCTTATGGGATTGCTTAATATGTTCTCCGGCGGTGCTTTTGGCAACGCCTCCATTTTTGCACTAGGGATTATGCCCTACATTTCGGCATCTATCGTAGTTCAACTTCTTGCCATCGCTGTACCTTATTTTCAAAAATTGCAGCGGGAAGGTGAAAGTGGACGCAGAAAGATGAATCAGATTACCCGTTATCTTACCGTAGCGATCCTTCTTGTACAGGGTCCTGCGTACATAGCAAACCTGCATGCACAACTTCCTGTAGATGCGTTTGTTCTGAAAGGAGCTTTCTTCACCATCGAAGCTACGCTTATTCTCATCGCTGGTACGATGTTTGTAATGTGGCTTGGCGAGAAGATTACTGAAAAAGGTATCGGCAACGGTATCTCCCTAATCATCATGATTGGTATTATAGCTCGTTTGCCATTTGCTTTCTGGTCTGAGTTGCAATCTCGACTAGGCGCAAATGCTGTTGGAGGTATTATAATGCTAGTTGTTGAGTTGGTGTTTATGTTCTTAGTATTCTGTGCTACCATTGCACTTGTACAAGCAACTCGCAAAGTACCGGTGCAATATGCGAAAAGAATTGTTGGTAATAAACAGTATGGCGGTGTTCGCCAATACATTCCGCTGAAAATTAATGCAGCAGGTGTAATGCCGATCATCTTTGCTCAGGCCATCATGTTTATTCCAATGATGTTCACTCGCTTTAACTCTGATATTGCTAGCAGCATTGGTATTGCATTTTCGGACTATACCGGATTTTGGTATAACTTCACTTTCGGTATCCTTGTTGTTGCATTTACGTATTTTTACACAGCCATTACAGTTAATCCGCTAATGATGGCTGAAGATATGAAGAAGAACGGAGGTTTTATTCCAGGTGTGAAACCGGGTAAGAAAACCGTAGAGTATCTAGACACTATCATGTCGAGGATTACGCTACCCGGTTCAATTTTCTTGGCGCTCATTGCAATTCTGCCAGCATTTGCAATGAAAATTGGAATAAGTAACCAATTCGCACACTTCTTCGGAGGCACCTCACTACTCATTCTAGTGGGGGTTATCCTTGACACTCTTCAGCAGATCGAAAGCCATCTACTTCTTCGCCATTATGACGGTTTGATGAAAACCGGGCGATTGAAGGGTAGATCTGGAATGTAG
- the map gene encoding type I methionyl aminopeptidase, with protein MINLKTEEEIEIVRENNLLVSKTLAELAKHIRPGITTLALDAIAEQYIRDNGAVPGFLGYQGYPNSLCVSVNDTVVHGIPSKYALREGDIVSVDCGTYYKGFYGDSAYTFEVGEVSSDVKKLLEVTKESLFKGITFAVEGNRVGDVSAAVQQHAEANGFSVVREMVGHGLGKLMHEEPEVPNYGSRGRGPKLQTGMVICIEPMINLGKKQIYMERDGWTIRTSDRKPSAHFELAVAIRKGEADILSTFKFIEEVLEEKRR; from the coding sequence ATGATCAACTTAAAAACGGAAGAAGAAATCGAGATAGTCAGGGAAAATAACCTGCTTGTATCGAAAACTCTTGCAGAGTTGGCAAAGCATATAAGGCCAGGGATTACTACCCTGGCCCTTGATGCGATTGCCGAGCAATACATTCGCGACAACGGTGCCGTTCCCGGATTTCTTGGTTATCAAGGCTACCCAAACTCTTTATGCGTATCGGTTAACGATACGGTTGTACACGGTATTCCCTCGAAGTACGCGTTACGCGAAGGTGATATCGTTTCAGTTGATTGCGGTACCTATTATAAAGGATTCTATGGTGATAGCGCATACACCTTTGAGGTCGGCGAGGTAAGTTCAGACGTGAAAAAACTTCTGGAAGTTACCAAGGAGTCGCTTTTCAAAGGCATTACCTTTGCTGTAGAAGGAAATAGAGTAGGTGATGTATCGGCTGCTGTACAACAGCATGCTGAAGCTAATGGGTTCTCAGTAGTGAGAGAGATGGTTGGACACGGGCTGGGAAAATTAATGCACGAGGAACCTGAAGTACCTAACTATGGTTCGCGTGGTAGAGGCCCTAAGTTGCAAACCGGGATGGTTATATGCATTGAGCCAATGATCAATCTAGGCAAAAAGCAAATCTATATGGAGCGTGATGGTTGGACTATTCGCACTTCAGACAGAAAGCCTTCTGCACACTTTGAGTTAGCTGTAGCGATAAGAAAAGGGGAAGCAGATATTCTTTCGACCTTTAAGTTTATTGAAGAAGTTTTAGAAGAAAAAAGAAGATAA
- the infA gene encoding translation initiation factor IF-1 has product MAKQAAIEKDGVIIEALSNAMFRVELDNGHVITAHISGKMRMHYIRILPGDKVRVEMSPYDLSKGRISFRYK; this is encoded by the coding sequence ATGGCAAAGCAAGCTGCAATCGAAAAAGATGGTGTAATCATTGAAGCATTGTCTAATGCAATGTTTCGTGTCGAGTTGGATAACGGACACGTTATTACTGCTCACATTTCCGGAAAGATGAGAATGCACTACATTCGTATCCTTCCCGGAGATAAAGTGCGTGTTGAAATGTCTCCCTATGATCTGAGTAAGGGGAGAATATCTTTTAGGTACAAATAA
- the rpmJ gene encoding 50S ribosomal protein L36, which produces MKVRASVKKRSEDCVIVRRKGRVYVICKKNPKFKMRQG; this is translated from the coding sequence ATGAAAGTTAGAGCTTCGGTCAAAAAACGCAGTGAGGATTGCGTTATCGTTAGAAGAAAAGGTCGCGTATATGTGATCTGCAAAAAGAACCCTAAGTTCAAAATGCGCCAAGGATAA
- the rpsM gene encoding 30S ribosomal protein S13 — protein sequence MARIVGVDLPKNKRGVIGLTYIYGIGRSTAEKILDKAGINHDTKVNAWTDEQVGAIRSIIGEEDIKVEGELRSIVQLNIKRLMDIGCYRGIRHRLGLPLRGQSTKNNARTRKGKRKTVANKKKATK from the coding sequence ATGGCACGTATTGTTGGGGTAGACTTACCCAAAAACAAAAGAGGCGTTATCGGTCTTACATACATCTACGGTATTGGAAGAAGCACCGCCGAAAAAATTCTTGATAAAGCCGGAATTAACCACGACACTAAGGTTAATGCATGGACTGACGAACAAGTTGGTGCAATCCGTTCTATTATCGGAGAAGAAGACATCAAGGTTGAAGGAGAACTTCGCTCAATTGTACAACTAAACATCAAGCGATTGATGGATATTGGATGCTACAGAGGTATCAGACACCGTCTTGGTCTTCCACTACGTGGACAAAGCACCAAGAACAATGCACGTACTCGTAAGGGTAAACGTAAAACTGTGGCTAACAAGAAAAAAGCAACTAAATAA